In the genome of Telluria mixta, the window GGCGAAAAAAAAGCCCGCTGTTGAGGCGGGCTTAAATCCAATTCTTTCTGAGGAGAGTTGGAGGAGACAGGTACTATTATGCTGCGCTACAGCATATCAGTCCAATTTTTGTTTCGCATATTCGTTATAAGAATTTGCGATATCTCATCCATTCTCTCGAGGCTTAGTTATTGACGCAGGTCACGACCAGGTTCTTCACGCCACCGGCCGCTTCCGCCGCATCGTCCATCGTGCCGCCGCCCGAGCCGTTCGCGCCGCCGGTGACCTTGCAGGTCTGGGCGGGGTTGGTCGGCTGCGTCAGGACCGTCACGCCATAGGTCGTGTTGTACGGCACCGGATTCATGAAGAGCTGGATGTCGGCGCCGGTCGGCTTCTGGTTGGCGTCCAGCACCGGGCTGACGGCGATGGTGCCGGTCGTGCTGCCGTTTGCCAGGACAAGGCCGGTACCGGTCAGGCCCTTGACGGTACCCGAGAGCTCGTAGGTGTTGATCGAGCAGACGAAGCGGATGTCGATCTTGGCCAGCTGGCCGGCCGTGCCGTACGCCGGGAACAGGCTCTGCGAGCAGGTCTGGTGCTTCGGCTGGGCGCCACCGGAGGCAGTGTGGTTGACGACGGTCGCGCCTTTCGGGATGACCTCATATTCCTGGCCGTATTCGAGCTGGTTCGGGAAGGTCAGGACGACATCCTGGCCGGCCGTGGCCGGCGGATTGACGGTCAGGTCCTGGCCGTTCGTGCTCAGGACCAGGCCCGAGTACTGCAGGTTGCTGACCGTGACGTTGATCGGGAACGTGGCCTTGCCGCCACCGCCGCAGGCGGCCAGCGTGGCCAGGACCGCGAGGGCGAGGGCCGGACGCGCGAGGGAAAACTTCATGTGGGTCTCTCCAGATTCCAGATTTAAGCGCAGGTGACGGTGACGGTCGTGGTTTCGGTCGCGCCCATGATGCCCGAGCCGTTGCCGCTGCTGCCGCCGCTGACGGTGCAGGTCTGGCCGGTCGGCTGGGTCAGGACGGTGACGCCGTAGGCGCCGTCTTCGTTCACGGGAGACATCGTCACGGTTTTCGTGCCGGCCGCGACGGTCTGCTTGTCGGAGCCGTTGATGAGCACGAGGCCGCTGGTCGTGAGGTTGTTGATGGCCGCCGTCAGTGCGCGCTTGCGGATCGTGCAGGTCACGCTGATCTGCGCGATCGTGTAATAGTTGGCGCGCGCCCTGCCGTTGTTGACGACGCAATCCTCGACCTTGGCGACGTTCGACGGGACAGCCTTGACCTTGATGTCGAACTGGTCGTCGGTCGAGATGCGGTCGCTGAACTGGAACGAGGTGTAGGGCGTCGTCACGGCCAGGTCGTTGCCGCCATTATTCGTCAGCACCAGGCCGTCCTTGGTGACGTTATAGACGCTGCCGGTCAGGTACAGGTCGCCGCTCCCGCCGCCGCAGGCGGACAGGCCCAGCGCGCATGCCAGCGCTACAACGCCGGCACGCAGGATCGAGCTCTTCATAAAATCTCCACAGTGGAATGGGTGGCGCGCGGACGCTGCGCCGGTACGGCTGAATAGAAAAATACCCATCATTTTAGTGCATTTGGCAAGCCGCGGCCCTATTTGGCTTTGTATCACGGTGTAACCATGAGCCCGTGTCCGGGGCGCCATTGCTTTTCGGCGCTGCCCTCGTTATGCTTGGACCGCCCCTTTCCACTCTCCAAGCTTCGTTTCCGGAGCCGCAATCCCGACCATGAACCCGCGCCGCGCCTGGCCCAAAGCCATCCTGTTCGACCTCGACGACACGCTGTGGCCCATCGCTCCCGTGATCCTCCAGGCCGAAGAGAAGCTGTTCGCCTGGCTGCGCGAGCACGCGCCGCGCGTGGCGGAGCGCTTCACGATCGACACCCTGCGCCAGGCGCGCCTGGAACTGCTGGCGCGCAAGCCCGAGTTCCAGCTCGACCTCGGCAAGCTGCGCTATGCCGGCCTCGTCGACGCCTTCCAGCAGGCCGGCGAGGATGCCGCCAAGGTCGAGCACGCGATGGCGCAGTTCTTCGCCGCGCGCAATGCCGTGATCCCGTACGATGACGTGCTGCCGGGCCTCCTGAAACTGAAGAACCGCGTGCTGGTCGGCTCGATCTCGAACGGCAACGCCGACCTGCGCACGATCGGCCTGTCGCACCATTTCAAGGTGTCGGTGGCGGCGTCCCAGTTTGGCGTGGCCAAGCCGGACGCGGCGATCTTCCTGGCCGCCTGCAAGGAACTGGGCGTGGCACCCGAGGATGCGGTCTATGTCGGCGACGACGTGCTGCTCGACGTGCAGGGCGCCCAGCGCGCCGGCCTGCGCGCCGTGTGGATGAACCGCACGGGGTCGACGAAGCACCTGGAGCACGAGGTGGTGCCGGATGCGATCGTGCGCGACTTCGACGAGTTGCTGGACTGGCTCAAGCGCGAGCACGGATAAAGCACAACCGTCGATCGAACGTGCATAATGACATAAATGAAACGAAATCCTGGCTAGACCATGCAACTCGATAACCGTGCACAAACCCTGTTGAAAGCCCTGGTCGAGCGCTACATCGCCGACGGCCAGCCGGTCGGTTCGCGCGCGCTGTCGAAGATCTCCGGCCTCGATCTCTCTCCGGCCACGATCCGCAACATCATGGCCGACCTCGAGGAAATGGGCTACGTCGCCAGTCCGCACACGTCGGCCGGCCGTATTCCGACGCCGCGCGGCTACCGCCTGTTCGTCGACACCCTGCTCACCGTGCAGCAGATCGACGAGAATGCGGTGGAAGCCGGCATGCGCCTGCCCGCGCACCAGCCGCAGAAGGTGATCGCGAACGCGGCCCAGATGCTGTCGTCGCTGTCGCAGTTCGCCGGCGTCGTGCAGAGCCCGCGGCGCGAATCGGCGTTCCAGCAGATCGAATTCCTGCGCCTGTCGGAAAAGCGCATCCTGCTCGTGATTGTCGACCCGCGCGGCGACGTGCAGAACCGGCTGCTGCTGACCGACGTCGATTATTCGCCGGCGCAGCTGATCCAGTCCGCGAATTACCTGAACCAGCATTTCGCCGGCCTGTCGTTCGACCAGGTGCGCGCGCGCCTGACGGGCGAACTGCGCCAGCTGCGCGACGACATGGGGCGCCTGATGCAGGCCGCGGTGGAGGCGGGCAGCGAAGCGCTGGCCGAGACGGACGACATGGTCATCGCGGGCGAGCGCAATCTGCTCTCGGTGGCCGACCTGTCGTCCAACATGAGCTCGCTGCGCCAGATGTTCGAGATGTTCGAGCAGAAGACGGGCCTCATGCAGCTGCTCGACGTGTCCAGCAAGGCCGGCGGCGTGCAGATTTTTATTGGCGGCGAATCGAAGCTCGTGCCGATGGACGAGATGAGTGTCGTCACCGCGCCGTACGAAGTGAACGGCAAGATCGTCGGCACCCTCGGTGTCATCGGGCCTACGCGCATGGCCTACGAGCGCGTGATCCCGATCGTCGACATCACGGCCAAGCTGCTGTCGAATGCGCTGAGTCACTCCTGACGGGAGCGCCGGGCTTCAATGCCGGTGCGGACAATCCGTCTTCTGGCAGTGGCCGTAGATGGCCAGGGCGTGTTCGGCGATCTTGAAGCCGCGTTCGCTGGCGATCTTCTGCTGGCGGCTTTCGATTTCGTCGTCGTAGAACTCTTCCACGTGGCCGCAGTCAAGACACACGAGGTGGTCGTGGTGTGAGCCGGCATTCAGCTCGTAGATCGCCTTGCCGGTTTCAAAGTGATTGCGGTTCAGGAGGCCGGCCTGTTCGAACTGGGTCAGCACCCGGTAGACGGTCGCCAGGCCCACGTCCATGTTTTCGTTCAGCAGGGTCTTGTAGACGTCTTCCGCCGTCAGGTGCCGCACCGCGCTGTTCTGGAAAATTTCCAGGATTTTCAGCCGAGGCAAGGTCGCTTTCAGGCCGCTGGCTTTCAGGTCGGTTGGATTGTTGCTCATGTTTTGTTACTCGGATATGGGCGGAGTGCTTTATGATATAGCGTTTTACAAGCTCCCGCCTCATCGATTTTAAGGTCAGATATGCGCACTAAAGCCGTTTTCCATCGTTCCCACGCACGGGCAGCGCTCGTGGCCGGCCTCGCCTGCATGACGCTGGCGCTGTCCGGCTGCGCGGCCTGGCGTAACCAGACCAAGCCGGCCGAGCCGGTGAGCACCGCCCCCGCCGCGGTCGCCGCCGATGCCGGCAAGTCGGCGGCAATCGCGAATTCGGGCGCGCAGACGACGACCGTCACCCAGCTGCAGAAATTCCTCTGGATCTTCTCGCCGTACCGCCCGGACATCCAGCAGGGCAATTTCGTGTCGCAGGAAATGCTGAACCAGCTGAAGGTCGGCCAGACCCGCGACCAGGTGAAATTCATTCTCGGCACCCCGCTGCTGCAGGACGCCTTCCACAAGGACCGCTGGGATTACCCGTTCTACCTTGCGCGCGGCAACGGCGAGCTGACCACCAGCCGCGTCACCGTCTACTTCAAGGACGACAAGGTCGACCACTTCGACGGCGGCAACCTGCCGACGGAACGCGAATACATCAATCGCCTGATCGGCATCTCGAAATACGAAACCAAGACCGAGCAGGAATCGCTGGACGAGCTCAAGCGCAAGCGCGACGAGGCTGCGAAAGGCGGCGGAGGACAATAATATGACCCAACTGAAAATCGCCGTTGCCGGCGCGAGCGGCCGCATGGGCCGCATGCTGATCGAAGCCATCGCCGCCGCACCGGACGCCGTCCTGGCCGGCGCCCTCGACCGCGAAGGCAACCCGTTCATCAATTCGGACGCCGGCGCGTTTTCCGGCCAGTTGACCGGTGTCGTGATCCAGTCCGACCTGGCCAAGGGCCTGGCGGACGCCGACTTCCTGATCGATTTCACGCGCCCGGAAGGCACGTTGCACCACCTGGAATACTGCGCCGCGCACGGCATCAAGATGATCATCGGCACCACCGGTTTCGATGACGCCGGCAAGGCCGCCATCCGCGCCGCCGCCGAAAAGACCGCGATCGTGTTCGCCCCGAACATGAGCATCGGCGTGAACGTCACGTTGAAGCTGCTGGAAATGGCGGCCAAGAATTTCTCCGAGGGCTATGACATCGAGATCGTCGAAGCCCACCACCGCCACAAGGTCGATGCCCCGTCCGGCACCGCGCTCAAGATGGGCGAAGTGATCGCCGACGCCCTCGGCCGCGACCTGAAGGAATGTGCCGTCTACGGCCGCGAAGGCGTGACGGGCGAGCGCGACCCGTCGACGATCGGCTTCGCCACCGTGCGCGGCGGCGACATCGTGGGCGACCACACCGTGCTGTTCGCCGGTATCGGCGAGCGCATCGAGATCAGCCACAAATCCAGCAGCCGCGTCAGCTACGCCCAGGGCTCGCTGCGCGCCGCGCGGTATATTGCCGACAAGGCAACGGGTCTGTACGACATGCAGGACGTCCTCGGCCTCAAGGCCTGACCCGCACACGCCCGCCGAACTGGACGGCTTTGCCGGCGATCTGCTGGCATACTGGCATATATCTCCGTCGTTCCCGCGAAGGCGGGAACCCAATTTCGTACGCGGATCGACAACGCCTGCAGAACTTGGGCCCCTGCCTCCGCAGGGGCGACGTTGTTTTACGTTACCTAACAGGAGACTTTCCATGGCCACCGTCGAGCTCAACGGCGCCGCGATCACCGATGCGGAAAGCTTTCACGTCGAGAGCCAGCGTGCGTTCGGCTTTCCCGATTCGTACCCGCACACGATGGATTCCTGGGTCGATTGCCTGAGCTATCTGCGCGACGAAGACGGCATGAGCAGCGTCCGCCTGAAGAAGGACGAGGTGCTGCACATCGTCGTGACGCACTCGGAGGCCCTGCGCGAACGGGCGCCGGACGTGCTGGAAGAGATGGCCTTTTGCATTATCGGCATCAACGAGCGCTACGAGGACTATGGCGAGAAGGCGGCGCTGGAGCTCGAACTGCGATAGGTCGCTTGTCATGTGACACGATATAATGTTCTGCTCACCTCTTTCAGTCTGCAGAACATCATGCAAGAAAAATATAGTCCAGCCGAAGTCGAACAGGCCGCGCAGGCCTACTGGAAGTCGATCGACGCGTATAAAGCCGTCGAGAACGACCCGCGTTTCCCGAAAGGCAAGTATTACGCCTGCTCGATGCTGCCCTATCCGTCGGGCAAGCTGCACATGGGTCACGTGCGCAACTATACGATCAATGACGTGATGTACCGCTACCTGCGGATGAACGGCTACAACGTGCTGATGCCGATGGGCTGGGACGCCTTCGGCATGCCCGCCGAGAACGCGGCGATGGCGAACAACGTGCCGCCGGCCCAGTGGACCTATTCGAACATCGCCCACATGCGCGGCCAGATGGAGTCGATGGGTCTCGCGATCGACTGGTCGCGTGAGATGACCGCCTGCAAGCCGGACTACTACAAGTGGAACCAGTGGATGTTCCTCAAGATGCTCGAGAAGGGCATCATCTACCAGAAGACCGGCACCGTGAACTGGGACCCGGTCGACCAGACCGTGCTCGCGAACGAGCAGGTCATCGACGGCAAGGGCTGGCGCTCGGGCGCGACCGTCGAAAAGCGCGAGATCCCGATGTACTACGTGCGCATCACGGACTACGCCGACGAACTGCTGGACCACGTCGAACACAAGCTGCCGGGGTGGCCGGAGCGCGTGCGCATCATGCAGGCCAACTGGATCGGCAAGTCGACCGGCGTGCGCTTCGCATTCCCGCACGTGATCATGGACGAGCAGGGTGAGCTCATCAACGAGGGCAAGCTGTACGTCTTCACGACGCGTGCCGATACGATCATGGGCGTGACTTTCTGCGCCGTCGCGCCGGAACACGCATTGGCCCAGCACGCGGCCAAGGACAATCCGGAACTGCAGGCGTTCATCGCCGAGTGCAAGCAGGGTTCCGTCATCGAAGCCGACATGGCGACGATGGAAAAGAAGGGCATGCCGACCGGCCTGTTCGTGACGCATCCGATCTCCGGCGAGCAGGTGCCGGTCTGGGTCGGCAACTACGTGCTGATCACCTACGGCGACGGCGCCGTGATGGGCGTGCCGGCCCACGACGAGCGCGACTTCGGCTTCGCGAAAAAATACGACCTGCCGATCAAGCAGGTGGTGGCCGTGGAAGGCGAGACGTTCTCGCTGGACGGCTGGCAGGAGTGGTACGGCGACAAGGAACGCGGCGTCGTCATCAACTCGGGCAAGTACGACGGCCTGGATTACACGGCGGCCGTCAACGCCGTCGCGGGCGACCTCGCGAACCTGGAGCTGGGCGACAAGAAGGTCACGTTCCGCCTGCGCGACTGGGGCATCTCGCGCCAGCGCTACTGGGGCACGCCGATCCCGATGATCCACTGCGAGAAGTGCGGCACGGTGCCGGTCCCCGAGAAGGACCTGCCGGTCGTGCTGCCGGAAGACTGCGTCCCGGACGGTTCCGGCAACCCGCTGAAGAAACACGAAGCGTTCCTGAAGGTCGACTGCCCGTGCTGCGGCGCGCCGGCACGCCGCGAGACGGACACGATGGACACGTTCATCGACTCGTCCTGGTACTACATGCGCTATACGTCGCCGGGTTCGAACGACGCGATGGTCGACCCGGCCCGCAACGATTACTGGATGCCGATGGACCAGTACATCGGCGGCATCGAACACGCCGTGCTGCACCTGCTGTACGCGCGCTTCTGGACGAAGGTCATGCGCGACTTCGGCCTCGTGAAATTCGACGAGCCGTTCGTCAACCTGCTCACGCAGGGCATGGTGCTGAACGAGACCTATTATCGCGAAGAGGAATCCGGCAAGAAGACCTGGTACAACCCGGCCGACGTGAGCCTGACGTTCGATGAGCGCGGCCGTCCGCAATCGGCGGTGCTGAAGGAAGACGGCCAGCCGGTCGTCATCGGCGGCACCGAGAAGATGTCGAAGTCGAAGAACAACGGCATCGACCCGCAGGCGCAGATCGAGCAGTACGGCGCGGATACCGCCCGCCTGTTCACGATGTTCGCCGCGCCGCCGGAGCAGACCCTGGAATGGTCGGAATCGGGCGTGGAAGGCGCGAGCCGTTTCCTGCGCCGCGTCTGGGCATTCGCTTATGCCCAGCGCGAGCGCGTGGCCGCCGCACTGGCCGGCCAGCAGGCAGGGACGCTCGACGAATCGCAGAAGACGCTGCGCCGCGAAGTGCACAAGGTGCTGCAGCAGGCCGACTACGACTTCAAGCGCATCCAGTACAACACGGTCGTCTCGGCCTGCATGAAGATGCTCAATACCTTGGAGTCGGCGAAGCTGGCGGAAGGCGCTGCAAGCGACGCCGTGATCACGGAAGGCCTGTCGATCTTCCTGCGCATGCTGAACCCGGTCGCGCCGCACATCACGCACGCGCTGTGGCAGGAACTCGGCTACGCCGGCAAGTACGGCGACATCCTGAACGTGGCCTGGCCGGAAGTGGATCCGGCCGCGCTGGAACAGGCCGAGGTCGAGCTGATGATCCAGGTGAACGGCAAGCTGCGCGGTTCGGTGAAGGTGCCGAAGGAAGCCGACAAGGCCGCCATCGAAGCCGCCGCGCTGGCGTCGGAAGCGGCGCAGAAGTTCGTCGAAGGCACGCCGAAGAAGGTCATCGTCGTCCCCGGCAAACTGATCAACATCGTGGTGTAAGCCATGCGCGCCCTGACCCGGAAGTTGGCGGTGCGCGCGGTCGCGGCCCTGCTGGTGGCAAGTGTCACCACAGGCTGCGGCTTCCAGCTGCGCGGTTCGAACGGCAGCTACACGATGCCGTTCCACAGCATCTATCTCGGCTTCCCGGACACGTCCGCGCTGGGCACGGAACTCAAGCGCAACCTGCGCGCGTCCGACCAGGTGGTCATCGCCGACAAGGCGACGGATGCCGAGGCGCAGTTCGTGCTGCTGGGCGAGTCGCGCAACAAGTCCATCCTGTCGCTGAACAGCCTGGGCCGCGTGCGCGAATACCTGCTGACGTACACGATGTCGTTCACCGTGCGCGACGCGAAGGGCGCGGAACTGGTGCCGCCCACGCAGATCTCGCTGCGCCGGAACATGGCGTTCGACGAGACCCAGGTGCTGGCCAAGGAATCGGAAGAAGCGCTGCTGTACCGCGACATGCAGGCGGACCTCGTGCAGCAGATCATCCGCCGCCTCGCGTCGATCAAACCAGCGACTTAACTAAAAAGGAACACCATGCAGTTGCGGCCTGAGGCGCTCGACGGGCACCTCGCCAAGGGGCTCGCGCCCCTGTACGTGATCACGAGCGACGAGCACCTGCTCGCGCTGGAAGCGGCGGACAAGATCCGCCGTGCCGCGCGCGCGCAAGGGTATTCCGAGCGCGACGTGCTCACGGTCGAGCGCAACTTCAAATGGGGCGAGCTGCTGGCCGCCAACCAGGCCATGTCGCTGTTCGGCGACAAGAAGCTGATCGAGCTGCGCATCCCCGGCGGCAAGCCGGGCAAGGACGGCAGCGCGGCCCTGCAGAACTATGCGAAAGACCTGAATCCCGACAACCTCACCCTGGTCACCCTGCCGAAGCTGGACTGGCAGACGGCCAAGGCGTCGTGGGTGGCGGCGCTGCAGCAGGCGGCGGTCTACGTCGAGATTCCGAACGTGGAACGGGCGCAGCTGCCGGGCTGGATCGGCATGCGCTTATCAAGCCAGAACCAGAGCGCGGACCGCCAGAGCCTGGACTTCATCGCCGACCGCGTCGAGGGCAACCTGCTGGCGGCGCACCAGGAAATCCAGAAGCTCGGCCTGCTGTACGAGCCGGGCAAGCTCACATACGAGCAGGTGCATGACGCCGTGCTGAACGTGGCGCGCTACGACGTCTTCAAATTGTCGGAAGCGATGCTGGCCGGCGACCCGGCCCGCCTCGTGCGCATGCTGGAAGGGCTGAAAGGCGAGGGCGAGGCGTTGCCGCTGGTTTTATGGGCCGTCTCCGAAGAAATCCGCACGCTGCTAAAATTAAAGGCAGGGATGGCGCAGGGACGCCCGCTGGGGGCCCTGCTGAAGGAATATCGCATCTGGGGCCCGCGCGAGCGCATGATGGAACCGGCGCTGCGCAGGATTTCGCTGCCGACCCTGGAAACGGCGCTGCAGCAGGCGGCGCAGGTCGACAAGATGGTCAAGGGCCTGCGCGCGAAGCAGTTCGCGGGCGATGCGTGGGATGCGATGCTGCAGCTGGCGTTGAAAGTCGCATCGACATAACGAATTCACTGGAAGAAGCACGATGGACATCACCGAGTACATGCAAACAATCGGCCGCCAGGCGCGCGCGGCCTCGCGCGGCATGGCGCGCGCAGACAGCGCCACCCGCAACCAGGCCTTGCTCCTGATCGCCGCCGCCATCGAGCGCGACGCCGACCAGCTGCGCGCCGCCAACGCGCGCGACATGGAAGCGGCGGCCGCCGCCGGCCTGGAACCGGCGCTGCTGGACCGCCTCGCGCTGTCCGACAAGGCGATCGCCACGATGGTCGACGGCCTGCGCCAGATCGTCGCGCTGCCCGATCCGATCGGCGAAATCACCGACCTGAAATTCCGCCCGACGGGCATCCAGGTGGGCCGCATGCGCGTACCGCTGGGCGTGATCGGCATCATCTACGAAGCGCGCCCGAACGTGACCGTCGACGCGGCCGGCCTGTGTATCAAGAGCGGCAATGCCGCCATCCTGCGCGGCGGCTCGGAAGCCATCCACTGCAACCGCGCGCTGGCCGCGCTGGTGGCCGAAGGCCTGCGCGGCGCCGGCCTGCCGGAGCACGGCGTGCAGGTCGTCGAGACGACGGACCGCGCCGCCGTCGGCGCCCTGATCACGATGCCGGAATTCGTGGACGTGATTGTCCCGCGCGGCGGCAAGGGCCTGATCGCGCGCCTGATGAAGGAAGCCACCGTCCCGATGATCAAGCACCTGGACGGCATCTGCCACGTCTACATCGACGCGAAAGCGGACATCGCCAAGGCGCTGCCGATCGCGATGAACGCGAAAACGCACCGCTACGGCACGTGCAACACGATGGAGACGCTGCTCGTCGCCCGCGCCATCGCGCCGACCGTGCTGCCGCAACTGGCCGAGCTGTACGCGACGAAGGAAGTGGAACTGCGCGCGGATCCGGAAGCGCTGGCGATCCTGCAGGGCTATCCGCATTTGACGCCCGCGACGGAAGAGGACTGGAGCACGGAATACCTGGCGCCGATCCTCGCCGTGAAGATCGTGGACGGCATCGACGCGGCCATCGAGCATATCAACACGTATTCGTCGAAGCACACCGACGCCATCGTTACCGAGGATTACACGGACGCGATGCGCTTCCTGCGCGAGGTGGATTCGGCCTCGGTGATGATCAACGCGTCGACGCGCTTCGCCGACGGCTTCGAATATGGCCTGGGTGCGGAGATCGGCATCTCGAACGACAAGCTGCATGCGCGCGGGCCGGTTGGGCTGGAAGGCCTGACGTCGCTGAAATACGTGGTCTTTGGCCACGGCGAAGTGCGCAAATAAATTCGGGGTCAGAGCACATTTTTCGGAAAATTCGGGGTCAGAGCACATTTGAGGACAATTGTTCCTACGTGCCTCTAATTGCGGCAGCCTGCATCCGCGAGGCGGGGCAGAGGGACTTTGTCGATCTCTTGGCGCCCGTTGATTCTCAAGAGCCATTGCACTAAAAAGTGCTCTGACCCCGAATTTTTGCGAAAACGTGCTACGACCCCGAATTGGAGCTCTTGAATAAAGGAATTGCATGTACCTCTGGATCAAAGCGCTGCACATCGTCTTCGTCGCCTCGTGGTTCGCCGGCCTGTTCTACCTGCCGCGCATCTACGTGAACCTGGCCCAGGAAAGCAACCCTGCAGTAGTCGAGCGCCTGCTCGGCATGGGCCGCCGCCTGTACCGCTTCACGACGATCCTGATGGTGCCGGCGCTGTTGCTGGGCCTGTGGCTGTGGCTGGGCTTCGGCATCAAGGGCGGCTGGCTGCATGCAAAACTGGCGCTCGTGATCCTCGTGATCGGCTACCATCATGCGTGTGGTTCGCTGCTGAAAAAATTCGAACGCGGCGTCAATACGCGCAGCCATAAGTGGTTCCGCGTGTTCAACGAGGTTCCGGTTCTGCTGCTGCTGGCCATCGTAATCCTGGTCGTCGTAAAGCCGTTCTGACCTGAAGATTCAACAAGTTTGATTGGCGGCCGGGCCTACATCCCCGGCCGCTTCGTTTTTAACCAACGGATAAAGGGTACCCCCATGACTTCTTATTTCTGCCCCTGCCCGCGCGGCATGGAACAGGCACTGGCCGACGAGCTGGCCGAGATCGCACAAACCACCGGCAGCACGTCGCTGAAGGTGCACAACCAGGTGCCGGGCGGCGTGCACTGCTCGGGCACGGACGCCGACGCGTACCGCATCAACCTGCATTCGCGAATCGCGTCGCGCGTGCTGCTGCGCATCGCCAACCGCACCTACGCCAACGAAAACGACATCTACGACCTCGTGCTCGAACAGCCGTGGGAAGACTGGTTCAGCGTCGACCACACGATCCGCGTCGACATCACCGCAATCAAGTCGCCGCTGACGAGCCTCGAGTTCACCACGCTGAAGATCAAGGACGCCGTCTGCGACCGCTTCCGCGACCAGTTCGGCCGCCGCCCGTCCGTCAACACGCGCACGCCGGACATGCGCATCATGGGCTTCCTCGACCAGCGCAACTTCACGATCTACCTCGACACGTCCGGCGAAGCGCTGTTCAAGCGCGGCTGGCGCGAGGAGACGGGCGACGCGCCGCTGCGCGAAAACCTCGCCGCCGGCCTGCTGCGCGTGGCGGGCTGGAAGCCGGGCATGACGCTGTTCGATCCGATGTGCGGCTCGGGCACGATCCTGATCGAGGCCGCGCAGATGGTGCAGGGCATCCCGCCCGGCGCGCGCCGCCGCTTCGCGTTCGAGAAATTCAGGAACTTCAATACCAAGGCCTGGCAGGAGATGAAGACGGCGATCAAGCCGAACCCGCTGCCGGAGACGCCAACCATTTTCGGCTCCGACATCTCCGGCGACATGGTCGCGATGACGCGCCATAACCTGCGCTCGGCCGGCATCCTGTTCGAGGTGCCGCTGAAGCAGATCGAGGCGCAGCAGGTGCAGCCGCCCACCAGCGAGCCAGGCCTCCTGGTGACCAATCCCCGTACGGCGAGCGGATCGGCGTGCGCGGCGACTCCACCATTCCGCAGGACGAGATGGCCGTCGGCTTCTACCAGCAGCTCTCCGCCACCCTAAAGCAGCGCTTCGCCGGCTGGACGGTGTACCTGTTCACGGCCGACCTGGGCCTGCCGAAGATGCTGCGCCTGAAGGAATCGCGCAAGACCCCGTTCTTCAACGGCGCCC includes:
- a CDS encoding LPS-assembly lipoprotein LptE, yielding MRALTRKLAVRAVAALLVASVTTGCGFQLRGSNGSYTMPFHSIYLGFPDTSALGTELKRNLRASDQVVIADKATDAEAQFVLLGESRNKSILSLNSLGRVREYLLTYTMSFTVRDAKGAELVPPTQISLRRNMAFDETQVLAKESEEALLYRDMQADLVQQIIRRLASIKPAT
- the holA gene encoding DNA polymerase III subunit delta; the protein is MQLRPEALDGHLAKGLAPLYVITSDEHLLALEAADKIRRAARAQGYSERDVLTVERNFKWGELLAANQAMSLFGDKKLIELRIPGGKPGKDGSAALQNYAKDLNPDNLTLVTLPKLDWQTAKASWVAALQQAAVYVEIPNVERAQLPGWIGMRLSSQNQSADRQSLDFIADRVEGNLLAAHQEIQKLGLLYEPGKLTYEQVHDAVLNVARYDVFKLSEAMLAGDPARLVRMLEGLKGEGEALPLVLWAVSEEIRTLLKLKAGMAQGRPLGALLKEYRIWGPRERMMEPALRRISLPTLETALQQAAQVDKMVKGLRAKQFAGDAWDAMLQLALKVAST
- a CDS encoding glutamate-5-semialdehyde dehydrogenase — translated: MDITEYMQTIGRQARAASRGMARADSATRNQALLLIAAAIERDADQLRAANARDMEAAAAAGLEPALLDRLALSDKAIATMVDGLRQIVALPDPIGEITDLKFRPTGIQVGRMRVPLGVIGIIYEARPNVTVDAAGLCIKSGNAAILRGGSEAIHCNRALAALVAEGLRGAGLPEHGVQVVETTDRAAVGALITMPEFVDVIVPRGGKGLIARLMKEATVPMIKHLDGICHVYIDAKADIAKALPIAMNAKTHRYGTCNTMETLLVARAIAPTVLPQLAELYATKEVELRADPEALAILQGYPHLTPATEEDWSTEYLAPILAVKIVDGIDAAIEHINTYSSKHTDAIVTEDYTDAMRFLREVDSASVMINASTRFADGFEYGLGAEIGISNDKLHARGPVGLEGLTSLKYVVFGHGEVRK
- a CDS encoding CopD family protein gives rise to the protein MYLWIKALHIVFVASWFAGLFYLPRIYVNLAQESNPAVVERLLGMGRRLYRFTTILMVPALLLGLWLWLGFGIKGGWLHAKLALVILVIGYHHACGSLLKKFERGVNTRSHKWFRVFNEVPVLLLLAIVILVVVKPF